Genomic window (Rosa chinensis cultivar Old Blush chromosome 6, RchiOBHm-V2, whole genome shotgun sequence):
CGGCGGTGATGGGTTGCTTTGGCATACCGACTTGAAGCCTCACGCCTCCGGTGACTACTCGATCGCTGTTGTTCAGGCAAATTCGAGCCTTGAGGATCAGGGACAGGTGTTCACCTCTCCCTCTGCCACGTACGTCGGCGTTTATGACGGTCACGGCGGACCGGAAGCTTCTAGATTCGTCAACAATAATCTGTTCCCGTTTTTACACAGTATGTTGTTCCGTTCTCGTTGAATGGgtttaatttttgtattttagggTATTGGGTTTAAGGTAGTAAAGAGGGTTtagttttgattgattttatagTTCAAAATTCCTGAGTGTTTAGGTTGAATTTGTGTAGAATTTGCCATGGAACAAGGTGGGTTATCTGCGGATGTGATAAGGAAGGCGTTCAGTGCCACTGAGGAGGAGTTTCTGCGTCTGGTGAAGCGATCGTGGCCGATGAAGCCGTCAATTGCTTCTGTCGGGTCATGTTGTTTGGTCGGGGCTATAACAAATGATGTTCTGTATGTTGCGAATCTGGGGGATTCGAGAGCAGTCCTTGGCCGGAAAGTGAACGGGAGTAAGAGGACGGTGGTGGCAGAACGGTTGTCAACGGATCACAATGTCAGTGATGAGCAGGTCAGGAGGGAAGTTGAAGCACTTCATCCTGACGATTCACATGTTGTGGTGTATACTCGCGGAGTTTGGAGGATAAAGGGGATAATTCAGGTATATTGGTGCTCTTGTCAAGATTTATGTAACTCTGTTTTGATTGTTAATACTTTTTTGTGGTTGTTTTGGGGTGAAATGCAATTTGGTACTCTTGAGGAGTAGGCATTGTTTGTGTAATGTATGACATTGTGTTACGTATGTAAGGGTTTATGATTATAACACGTTGCTTCTAGTGTGGCAGTTCAAAGCACCTAAAGTATCTCATGTCAATTTGCAACATCagttcaatattcaaattcttAGTGAACATTCTAAGGGGCCATTGCCTGGTGCAATGGTCAAATTTGGGCTTCTGAGTATGCAAGTTTGATGTTTCTCTCATTGCTTTATCTGTTTCCTTCTTTTGTTCTGAGAAACTTATTCAACTTGCTCCTTGTGTTCTAAGATATCTAAAGAGTTGTGTGTTCCAGGAATATTATCCTCTGCCTCCTGGTCCAGCATCTCTTGCAGGTAAGTTAGAGGTGTTAGATTCCATGCATTAGATGTACATGAAGACCCCAGCAGCATAGAACTGCAGCTCATGTAATGTGTAGGGAGTTTATCTTTTATTTCTCTCTTTGCAAATTTGTTGAGCTTGTATctagtcttcttttttttttattgcataCTGTGATTAAGGTTGTTGGCCTAaaagttctttttattttcaggtGTCAAGATCTATTGGGGATGTTTATCTAAAGAAGCCTGAGTTTAACAGAGACCCAATGTACCAGCAGTTTATTACCCCTGTTCCTATGAAGCGGCCAGTGGTGACAGCAGAGCCCTCCATCCTTATTAGAAGCATTAAGCCACAGGATATGTTTTTGATATTCGCATCAGATGGCCTATGGGAACAGTTGAGTGATGAGGCAGCAGTAGAGCTAgtcttcaagaaccctagagcTGTAAGTTCCCATACTTAATATAGAATtccaagaaaatatttcaa
Coding sequences:
- the LOC112170047 gene encoding probable protein phosphatase 2C 63 isoform X1, yielding MLRTISRPLERCFGLRLGSGGGDGLLWHTDLKPHASGDYSIAVVQANSSLEDQGQVFTSPSATYVGVYDGHGGPEASRFVNNNLFPFLHKFAMEQGGLSADVIRKAFSATEEEFLRLVKRSWPMKPSIASVGSCCLVGAITNDVLYVANLGDSRAVLGRKVNGSKRTVVAERLSTDHNVSDEQVRREVEALHPDDSHVVVYTRGVWRIKGIIQVSRSIGDVYLKKPEFNRDPMYQQFITPVPMKRPVVTAEPSILIRSIKPQDMFLIFASDGLWEQLSDEAAVELVFKNPRAGIAKRLVRAALHEAAKKREMRYDDIKKIEKGIRRHFHDDITVIVVYLDQHKSSSKHKLGNNALSSITQAPVDIYSLSAEEVEQDMHHTIK
- the LOC112170047 gene encoding probable protein phosphatase 2C 78 isoform X2 encodes the protein MEQGGLSADVIRKAFSATEEEFLRLVKRSWPMKPSIASVGSCCLVGAITNDVLYVANLGDSRAVLGRKVNGSKRTVVAERLSTDHNVSDEQVRREVEALHPDDSHVVVYTRGVWRIKGIIQVSRSIGDVYLKKPEFNRDPMYQQFITPVPMKRPVVTAEPSILIRSIKPQDMFLIFASDGLWEQLSDEAAVELVFKNPRAGIAKRLVRAALHEAAKKREMRYDDIKKIEKGIRRHFHDDITVIVVYLDQHKSSSKHKLGNNALSSITQAPVDIYSLSAEEVEQDMHHTIK